A genomic segment from Blastococcus sp. PRF04-17 encodes:
- a CDS encoding phytoene desaturase family protein has translation MIESAGSRSRYDVVVVGAGHNGLVAAAYLARAGRSVLVLERLPHVGGAAISSQVFEGVDVRLSAYSYLVSLLPDRIIEDLGLDLRLVDRVVASYTATVRDGRPAGLLVERDEGPATATSFRQLTGSDDEFARWQRFYGRLATLAEDLAPTLTEPLLSPDELAGRVRDPELWHDLRERPLADVVGDHLSDDLVRGVALTDGLIGTFADLHADDGLAGRCFLYHLIGNGTGRWRVPVGGMGAVTGAIAAAARRAGAELATRATVTALEPRDDGVTVHWTDDDGRTRAVDAGHVVGGAAPTVLAELTGADPGRRPSGSQLKVNMVLARLPRLRSGADPATAFAGTFHLDEAAAQLDAAYAQAAAGRLPDVIPFEVYCHSLSDPSILGPREAATGHHTLTLFGLHTPAELYRDDPVGTRREAVRRVVAQLDAHLEEPLLDCLARDAHGEPCLQAASPLDVEESLAMPGGHIFHGDLAWPVADEPEDVGTWGVATAHPRIVAASSGGTVRGGAVSGLGGYAAARHLLDPR, from the coding sequence GTGATCGAGAGCGCCGGGAGCCGGAGCAGGTATGACGTCGTCGTGGTCGGCGCCGGCCACAACGGACTGGTCGCCGCCGCGTACCTGGCTCGAGCCGGGAGGTCCGTGCTCGTCCTGGAGCGACTCCCCCACGTGGGCGGCGCGGCCATCAGCAGCCAGGTGTTCGAGGGCGTCGACGTCCGGCTGTCGGCGTACTCCTACCTCGTCAGCCTGCTGCCGGACCGCATCATCGAGGACCTCGGCCTCGACCTGCGTCTGGTCGACCGGGTGGTCGCCTCGTACACCGCGACCGTCCGGGACGGCCGCCCGGCCGGGTTGCTGGTCGAGCGGGACGAGGGGCCGGCGACGGCGACGTCCTTCCGGCAGCTGACCGGCTCCGACGACGAGTTCGCCCGCTGGCAACGGTTCTACGGGCGGCTGGCCACGCTGGCGGAAGACCTGGCGCCCACGCTCACCGAGCCGCTGCTCTCCCCCGACGAGCTGGCCGGCCGGGTCCGCGACCCCGAGCTCTGGCACGACCTGCGGGAGCGCCCGCTGGCCGACGTGGTCGGCGACCACCTCTCCGACGACCTCGTCCGTGGCGTCGCCCTGACCGACGGCCTGATCGGCACCTTCGCCGACCTGCACGCCGACGACGGCCTGGCCGGGCGCTGCTTCCTCTACCACCTGATCGGCAACGGAACCGGCCGCTGGCGGGTGCCCGTCGGCGGCATGGGCGCGGTCACCGGCGCGATCGCCGCGGCCGCCCGCCGGGCCGGCGCCGAGCTGGCCACCCGGGCGACGGTCACGGCCCTGGAGCCGAGGGACGACGGTGTCACGGTGCACTGGACCGACGACGACGGGCGGACGAGGGCCGTCGACGCGGGGCACGTGGTCGGCGGGGCCGCACCCACCGTGCTCGCCGAGCTCACCGGCGCCGACCCGGGCCGCCGCCCGTCGGGCTCCCAACTCAAGGTCAACATGGTGCTGGCGCGGCTGCCGCGGCTGCGCTCCGGCGCGGATCCGGCCACCGCGTTCGCCGGCACCTTCCACCTCGACGAGGCCGCCGCCCAGCTCGACGCCGCGTACGCCCAAGCGGCGGCCGGCCGGCTGCCCGACGTCATCCCGTTCGAGGTCTACTGCCACTCGCTGAGCGACCCGTCGATCCTCGGCCCGCGGGAGGCGGCGACCGGCCACCACACGCTGACCCTGTTCGGCCTGCACACCCCGGCCGAGCTGTACCGCGACGACCCGGTCGGCACGCGGCGGGAGGCGGTACGGCGGGTGGTCGCCCAGCTCGACGCGCACCTCGAGGAGCCCCTCCTGGACTGCCTGGCCCGCGACGCGCACGGGGAGCCGTGCCTGCAGGCCGCGTCACCCCTCGACGTGGAGGAGTCGCTGGCCATGCCCGGCGGGCACATCTTCCACGGTGACCTGGCCTGGCCGGTCGCCGACGAGCCCGAGGACGTCGGCACCTGGGGCGTGGCGACGGCGCACCCGCGGATCGTCGCGGCGTCCTCCGGTGGAACGGTGCGCGGTGG
- a CDS encoding C40 family peptidase, which produces MATPLARASRTSSRRPARHLVVRRTVLAVAGVVGVLFSTVPAQAAPSNSAEAAALVAAKGHDLEVITERFNEAREALKSQLAIAEAARGELDRATAELATAQQRVRGLARSAYTGEGLGAFQAMLTSDSADAFVDRMATLQLVAGHQNEILDDAAAASATAAQAHATAHRAASEAQEQYDAVTAQQAALEAEVAAYKEAFTQLSAQEQQAAISAHHGEERASRSEEREPVESTGPILAGSSAAQIAIDTAMAQQGKPYVWAADGPGSFDCSGLTQYAFAAAGVSLPHSSRMQSQMGQPVSRDQLQPGDLVFFYSPVSHVGIYIGNGQMVHAPTSGDVVKVAPLMSGYSGARRIAG; this is translated from the coding sequence ATGGCGACCCCCCTCGCGCGCGCCTCGCGCACCTCTTCCCGCCGTCCGGCCCGCCACCTCGTCGTGCGGCGGACGGTGCTGGCCGTCGCCGGCGTCGTCGGGGTCCTCTTCTCGACCGTGCCGGCGCAGGCCGCGCCGTCGAACTCGGCCGAGGCCGCCGCACTGGTGGCGGCCAAGGGGCACGACCTCGAGGTGATCACCGAGCGTTTCAACGAGGCGCGGGAGGCGCTGAAGAGCCAGCTCGCGATCGCCGAGGCGGCCCGCGGTGAGCTCGACCGGGCGACCGCCGAACTCGCGACGGCCCAGCAGCGCGTGCGAGGTCTGGCGCGCAGTGCCTACACCGGTGAAGGGCTCGGGGCCTTCCAGGCGATGCTGACCAGTGACTCCGCCGACGCCTTCGTCGACCGCATGGCCACGCTGCAGCTCGTCGCCGGCCACCAGAACGAGATCCTCGACGACGCGGCCGCGGCGAGTGCCACTGCGGCGCAGGCGCACGCCACCGCGCACCGTGCGGCCTCGGAGGCGCAGGAGCAGTACGACGCCGTCACCGCCCAGCAGGCCGCCCTCGAGGCGGAGGTCGCGGCGTACAAGGAGGCGTTCACCCAGCTGAGCGCCCAGGAGCAGCAGGCCGCGATCTCCGCGCACCACGGCGAGGAGCGCGCCAGCCGCTCCGAGGAGCGCGAGCCGGTCGAGTCCACGGGCCCGATCCTGGCCGGCAGCTCGGCCGCCCAGATCGCGATCGACACCGCGATGGCGCAGCAGGGCAAGCCCTACGTCTGGGCGGCCGACGGCCCCGGCTCGTTCGACTGCTCGGGGCTCACGCAGTACGCCTTCGCCGCCGCCGGTGTCTCGCTGCCCCACTCCAGCCGCATGCAGTCGCAGATGGGCCAGCCGGTCTCCCGCGACCAGCTCCAGCCCGGCGACCTGGTCTTCTTCTACAGCCCGGTCAGCCACGTGGGCATCTACATCGGCAACGGCCAGATGGTGCACGCGCCGACCTCCGGCGACGTCGTCAAGGTGGCCCCGCTGATGAGCGGCTACAGCGGTGCCCGCCGCATCGCCGGCTGA
- a CDS encoding DUF3817 domain-containing protein has protein sequence MTPRTAAPLFRIVAVAEALSWLGLLIGMYVKYVPQTTELGVKIFGPIHGGVFVAYVVVALIASRVLRWTAGTTLLALAASIPPLATVWFERWASRSGRLPEDDAVPA, from the coding sequence GTGACTCCCCGTACCGCCGCGCCCCTGTTCCGCATCGTCGCCGTCGCCGAGGCGCTCTCCTGGCTCGGGCTGCTCATCGGCATGTACGTCAAGTACGTGCCCCAGACCACGGAGCTCGGCGTCAAGATCTTCGGCCCCATCCACGGCGGCGTCTTCGTCGCGTACGTGGTGGTCGCCCTGATCGCGTCCCGGGTGCTCCGCTGGACGGCGGGCACGACGCTGCTCGCGCTGGCGGCCTCGATCCCGCCGCTGGCCACCGTCTGGTTCGAGCGCTGGGCGAGCCGGAGCGGCCGGCTGCCCGAGGACGACGCGGTTCCCGCCTGA